In Humulus lupulus chromosome 6, drHumLupu1.1, whole genome shotgun sequence, a single genomic region encodes these proteins:
- the LOC133785302 gene encoding uncharacterized protein LOC133785302, with amino-acid sequence MLKQLHINIPLVEALEQMPNYVKFMKDVLTRKGRLGEFETVALTKECSSFLQDKLPPKLKDPGSFTIPSIGIGEVRPTTVTLQLADRSLAHPDGKIEDVLVRVDKFIFPTDFIVLDYEADRGHFL; translated from the exons ATGTTGAAGCAGTTGCATATCAACATCCCACTTGTAGAGGCACTTGAGCAAATGCCtaactatgtgaaattcatgaaagatGTTCTTACAAGGAAGGGAAGGTTAGGAGAGTTTGAAACCGTGGCTCTAACCAAAGAGTGTAGTTCATTTCTACAAGACAAGTTGCCACCAAAGTTGAAGGATCCTGGGAGTTTCACTATTCCCT CAATTGGGATTGGAGAAGTTAGGCCTACTACAGTTACTCTTCAACTAGCAGATAGATCTCTTGCTCATCCGGATGGGAAGATTGAAGATGTATTGGTGAGGGTAGACAAATTCATATTCCCTACTGATTTTATTGTGCTAGACTATGAGGCGGATAGAGGCCATTTCTTGTGA